In a single window of the Candidatus Bathyanammoxibius amoris genome:
- a CDS encoding sulfite exporter TauE/SafE family protein, whose translation GVLSGLLGTGGAVRVTFLQVFGLDRDSFIATNASLALMADLVRIPVYLSTGIVNPHREDFLLIPLLVVIAYAGTLLGRRIAAGIPQDRFRHVVLGALLLAGFSFIFRG comes from the coding sequence CCGGCGTCCTTTCAGGTCTGCTCGGAACGGGCGGCGCCGTCCGTGTTACCTTCCTTCAGGTCTTTGGTCTCGACAGGGACTCTTTCATAGCCACCAATGCCAGTCTGGCGCTGATGGCCGACCTGGTACGTATACCGGTCTATCTTTCCACCGGGATAGTTAACCCGCACCGCGAGGATTTTTTGCTGATACCGCTTCTTGTGGTCATTGCCTACGCTGGCACACTGCTGGGCAGGCGGATAGCGGCGGGCATTCCTCAGGACAGGTTCCGCCACGTGGTGCTGGGCGCCCTCTTACTGGCCGGATTCAGCTTCATCTTCAGGGGCTGA
- a CDS encoding NAD(P)H-hydrate epimerase — protein MENDDKNISRAVTREEIGEIDRKAIEEYGIPGVVLMENAGRGVAVEALEMLEEALEPRVAILCGKGNNGGDGFVAARHLHNRGVAVDVYLFARVADVAFTHDPWTHLNTLIKMGLEIKEVTTAPDARRIMLDMEDTDLIIDGLLGTGLRGEVKEPYRTAIEDTNNCGVPVLSIDIPSGLDCNDGRVLGVAVRAARTVTFVLPKAGFALAEGPAHVGEVVTADIGIPRELVQGL, from the coding sequence ATGGAGAATGATGATAAGAACATATCACGGGCCGTTACCAGGGAAGAGATAGGGGAAATAGACCGGAAGGCCATTGAGGAGTACGGCATACCGGGAGTGGTATTGATGGAGAACGCCGGCCGCGGGGTGGCCGTTGAGGCGCTTGAGATGCTGGAAGAGGCCCTTGAGCCCCGCGTGGCCATATTGTGCGGCAAGGGTAATAACGGCGGCGACGGTTTTGTTGCGGCAAGACACCTGCATAACCGGGGTGTCGCGGTCGACGTTTATCTGTTTGCCCGTGTGGCTGACGTGGCCTTCACACACGACCCGTGGACACACCTTAATACGCTCATCAAGATGGGACTTGAGATTAAGGAGGTAACGACGGCCCCTGACGCCAGGAGGATTATGTTGGATATGGAGGACACGGACCTCATTATAGACGGCCTCCTGGGAACGGGACTTCGGGGAGAGGTGAAAGAGCCTTATCGTACAGCGATAGAGGACACAAACAATTGCGGTGTTCCCGTACTGTCAATAGATATACCGTCGGGACTTGACTGTAACGATGGCCGCGTACTGGGCGTGGCGGTAAGGGCGGCCCGGACCGTGACGTTTGTACTGCCGAAGGCGGGTTTTGCGCTTGCCGAAGGCCCTGCGCACGTCGGCGAGGTGGTGACTGCCGACATCGGCATACCCAGGGAACTGGTGCAGGGTTTGTAG
- a CDS encoding MoaD/ThiS family protein has translation MPVTVRVPTPLRPLTGNTDQVEASGSSVREVIDDLESKYPGIKGRLCDEKGEIRRFINFYVNDEDIRFQKNQDTPVKDGDIISVVPAIAGG, from the coding sequence ATGCCAGTTACCGTAAGAGTTCCTACCCCGCTGAGACCCTTGACCGGCAACACCGATCAGGTAGAGGCCTCCGGCAGTTCCGTTAGAGAGGTAATAGACGACCTGGAGTCAAAATATCCGGGTATAAAAGGTAGACTCTGCGACGAAAAGGGTGAGATACGCAGGTTCATAAATTTCTACGTCAACGACGAGGACATCCGGTTCCAGAAGAACCAGGACACACCCGTTAAGGACGGCGACATCATCTCAGTCGTCCCCGCCATAGCAGGCGGCTAG
- the thrC gene encoding threonine synthase, which yields MGFVKSLKCRECDRTYPKEPIHVCSFCFGPLEVEYDYDGIKKCLTRDVITSRSENMWRYKELMPLDGEPTVGIDVGFTPLLRAHNLAKALGVEELYVKNDSVNYPTWSFKDRVVSAALSKAKEFGFKTVACATTGNLGNSVAAQAVQAGFESYIFMPADLEQGKVVGTLVYGPKVIGIDGNYDGVNRLCSEIAGKYGWAFANINIRPYYAEGSKTYGHEIVEQLGWKAPRHIVVPMAGGSLILKIFKAIKEFKMLGFIPDAGTKLYGAQASGSAPISTAVKNGWDTIKPVKPDTIAQSIAIGNPADGYHAIKAINESGGWAEDVTDDELVEGIKLLASTEGIFTETAGGVTVAVAKKLIEQGRIPRNESIVISITGNGLKTQEAVIGKLAKPHLLIKASLEDFDAFMEKDAAPAGHRDAKTGMLAAAKDK from the coding sequence ATGGGGTTTGTCAAAAGCCTGAAGTGTAGAGAATGCGACCGCACATACCCCAAGGAGCCCATCCACGTCTGCAGTTTCTGTTTCGGGCCCCTGGAAGTAGAATACGATTATGACGGCATAAAGAAGTGTCTCACCAGAGACGTAATCACCTCCAGAAGCGAGAATATGTGGCGGTATAAGGAGCTTATGCCCCTGGACGGAGAGCCCACGGTTGGAATCGACGTCGGATTCACCCCGCTCCTCAGGGCGCATAATCTGGCGAAGGCCCTGGGTGTCGAGGAACTGTACGTAAAAAACGATTCGGTAAACTACCCGACATGGAGTTTCAAAGACAGGGTCGTATCCGCCGCGCTCTCGAAGGCGAAGGAGTTCGGCTTCAAGACGGTGGCCTGCGCGACCACAGGTAATCTGGGAAACTCGGTGGCCGCGCAGGCGGTACAGGCGGGATTTGAGAGCTATATATTCATGCCCGCAGACCTGGAGCAGGGGAAGGTAGTGGGCACGCTCGTCTACGGGCCCAAGGTTATCGGTATCGACGGCAACTATGACGGCGTTAACCGGCTGTGCTCCGAGATAGCCGGGAAATACGGCTGGGCGTTCGCCAACATAAACATCCGCCCGTACTATGCCGAGGGTTCCAAGACGTACGGACACGAGATAGTCGAACAGCTCGGCTGGAAGGCCCCGCGACACATAGTAGTACCCATGGCAGGCGGGTCACTCATACTGAAGATATTTAAGGCCATTAAGGAATTTAAGATGCTCGGTTTTATACCTGATGCCGGGACAAAGCTCTACGGGGCCCAGGCCTCCGGCTCCGCACCCATATCAACCGCGGTAAAGAACGGCTGGGACACCATAAAACCCGTAAAACCCGACACCATCGCCCAGTCCATCGCGATAGGCAACCCCGCGGACGGCTATCACGCCATCAAGGCCATAAACGAGAGTGGCGGCTGGGCCGAGGACGTGACCGACGACGAACTGGTAGAGGGTATAAAGTTACTGGCCTCAACGGAGGGTATCTTTACCGAGACGGCCGGTGGTGTAACGGTGGCAGTGGCAAAAAAACTGATAGAACAGGGCCGCATACCCAGGAACGAATCGATCGTGATAAGCATAACGGGTAACGGGCTCAAGACACAGGAGGCCGTAATAGGTAAACTGGCGAAACCCCACCTGCTTATAAAGGCGAGTCTTGAGGATTTCGACGCCTTCATGGAAAAAGACGCCGCTCCCGCCGGCCATCGGGACGCGAAGACAGGAATGCTTGCCGCCGCAAAGGATAAATAG
- a CDS encoding DUF1015 domain-containing protein, with translation MAPFRGYRYNPGEIKDLSEVICPPYDVITPRAREEFYERNTYNIIRIILGKDLPGDTEFRNKYTRATEYLKSWRDEKILIRDPQASIYAYEQEFSFAGKKLARRGFLALVKIEDSKTGSIFPHENTLAAKREDRLRLMRACRANLSPIFTLYPEEKTRVYDALRPATSNPPEVDLEGIDGTRHRLWGISDWSTIETVSGLMENRPLFIADGHHRYEVASTFSKEVKGSLGGRADYVMMMLISMNDPGLLILPIHRLVKVPEERPDISVVDILEQYFYIEPQEKINDYASLKEKLEESPEHTFGLYVGSNRKYYLLSLASDKTPQSKFAEEPECIRQLDTRILHGLALDRILGEHVTDEKYIKYVHDENEAIESVNDEEYDLAFFLNPTRIEEVKGIASERLKMPPKTTFFHPKLLTGLVVNCMD, from the coding sequence ATTGCACCATTTAGGGGGTACAGATACAACCCCGGAGAGATAAAAGACCTCTCAGAGGTTATCTGCCCCCCCTATGACGTCATTACACCCAGGGCCAGAGAAGAGTTTTACGAACGGAACACCTACAACATTATCCGCATAATCCTGGGCAAGGACCTGCCCGGCGACACCGAATTCCGCAATAAATATACGCGCGCGACAGAGTATCTGAAGTCGTGGCGAGACGAAAAGATATTGATAAGAGACCCGCAGGCGTCCATCTACGCCTACGAACAGGAGTTCTCCTTCGCGGGCAAGAAACTCGCCCGCAGGGGATTTCTGGCCCTTGTGAAGATTGAGGACTCAAAAACCGGGTCAATATTTCCCCACGAAAACACGCTCGCGGCAAAAAGAGAGGACAGGCTTCGCCTGATGAGGGCGTGCCGCGCCAACCTGAGCCCCATCTTTACACTGTATCCAGAGGAGAAGACCAGGGTGTACGACGCGCTTAGGCCCGCAACGTCTAACCCACCGGAGGTAGACCTGGAAGGGATAGACGGCACGAGACACCGCCTGTGGGGTATAAGTGACTGGTCAACCATTGAGACGGTCTCCGGGCTCATGGAAAACAGGCCCCTGTTCATTGCAGACGGCCACCACCGCTACGAAGTGGCCTCCACCTTCAGTAAAGAGGTCAAGGGCAGTCTCGGCGGACGGGCGGATTACGTAATGATGATGCTGATATCCATGAACGACCCGGGACTCTTAATCCTGCCTATCCACCGGCTGGTAAAGGTCCCCGAAGAACGTCCGGACATCAGCGTAGTCGACATCCTGGAACAATATTTCTACATAGAACCTCAAGAAAAAATCAACGACTACGCCTCCTTAAAAGAAAAATTGGAGGAAAGCCCCGAACATACGTTCGGACTATACGTTGGCAGCAACAGGAAATACTATCTGCTTTCTCTGGCCAGTGACAAGACCCCTCAGAGTAAATTTGCGGAAGAACCGGAATGCATTCGCCAGCTGGACACCAGGATCCTGCACGGTCTGGCACTGGACAGGATACTTGGAGAGCACGTTACGGACGAGAAGTACATCAAATACGTACACGACGAAAATGAGGCCATTGAATCAGTAAATGACGAAGAGTACGACCTGGCGTTCTTCCTGAACCCCACCAGGATCGAAGAGGTGAAAGGCATCGCCTCCGAGAGGTTAAAGATGCCCCCCAAAACCACCTTCTTCCATCCAAAACTCCTGACAGGACTGGTCGTAAACTGTATGGATTAA
- the ahcY gene encoding adenosylhomocysteinase, with amino-acid sequence MKHDVKDLKLAPEGKRRIDWAGGDMPVLKLIKERFEKEKPLDGLRLSACLHVTAETANLVDTLKAGGAQVILCASNPLSTQDDVAASLVSDFKIPVFAITGEDNDTYYKHIDATLEQKPNVTIDDGADLVSTLHSTHSHLASEIIGSMEETTTGLIRLRAMEKDGVLKFPVVAVNDAATKHFFDNRYGTGQSTLDGIIRATNMLLAGKTVVVIGYGWCGRGVAMRARGMGSKVVVTEVDPVRALEAVMDGYQVMPMEEASKIGNLFCTLTGDKHVIRKEHFAVMKDKAVVCNSGHFNVEIDIDGLNKLTVKKHPEVRKFVDGYVMKDGRTIYLLADGRLINLAAAEGHPACVMDMSFSVQALATEYIKNNRGTLKNRVYDVPREMDEWIANLKLKSMGISIDTLTEEQEKYLASWDIGT; translated from the coding sequence ATGAAACACGACGTCAAGGACCTGAAACTTGCACCTGAAGGAAAACGCAGAATAGACTGGGCGGGCGGGGACATGCCCGTCTTGAAACTGATAAAGGAACGCTTTGAGAAGGAAAAACCACTTGACGGTCTAAGACTCTCGGCCTGTCTTCATGTCACGGCAGAGACAGCCAACCTGGTCGACACCCTGAAGGCCGGCGGCGCCCAGGTAATCCTTTGCGCCTCAAACCCGCTCTCCACGCAAGATGACGTCGCCGCATCCCTGGTAAGTGATTTTAAGATACCCGTGTTCGCCATAACCGGCGAGGACAATGATACCTATTACAAACATATAGACGCCACGCTCGAGCAGAAACCCAACGTGACAATCGATGACGGTGCTGACCTCGTATCCACCCTGCACAGCACCCACTCCCACCTCGCGAGCGAGATCATCGGCAGTATGGAGGAAACGACCACAGGGTTGATCAGGCTGAGGGCTATGGAGAAGGACGGTGTGCTGAAATTCCCGGTTGTTGCGGTAAACGACGCCGCGACCAAACACTTCTTTGACAACCGCTACGGTACGGGTCAGTCCACCCTGGACGGGATCATCAGAGCAACGAACATGCTGCTGGCCGGCAAGACGGTCGTTGTAATAGGTTACGGATGGTGTGGCAGGGGAGTGGCTATGAGGGCCAGGGGTATGGGGTCGAAGGTAGTCGTTACCGAGGTAGACCCCGTCCGGGCGCTGGAGGCGGTTATGGACGGCTACCAGGTGATGCCCATGGAAGAGGCCTCAAAGATAGGCAACCTGTTCTGCACGCTCACCGGAGACAAGCACGTAATCAGAAAAGAACACTTCGCGGTAATGAAAGACAAAGCTGTGGTCTGCAACTCCGGCCATTTCAACGTCGAGATAGACATTGACGGGCTCAACAAGCTGACCGTGAAGAAACATCCCGAGGTTAGAAAGTTCGTTGACGGATATGTCATGAAGGACGGCCGCACGATATACCTGCTGGCGGACGGCAGGCTAATTAACCTGGCCGCGGCAGAAGGCCATCCGGCATGCGTCATGGACATGAGCTTTTCCGTTCAGGCACTGGCCACCGAGTACATAAAAAACAACCGCGGCACGCTGAAAAACCGCGTCTATGACGTGCCACGTGAAATGGATGAATGGATAGCCAACCTGAAACTGAAGTCCATGGGCATCTCCATTGACACATTGACAGAGGAACAGGAAAAGTATCTGGCATCCTGGGATATAGGCACGTAA
- the metK gene encoding methionine adenosyltransferase, with protein MRKGRHLFTSESVAVGHPDKIADQVSDAILDEILKRDPYARVACETLVKTGLVLVAGEITTTAIIDISATVREAIKNIGYTDTSMGFDCNTCAVITCLERQSPDIALGVDAREKENKQLGAGDQGMMIGYACNETPELMPLPIMLAHKLVEELAHLRESGELPYLRPDGKSQVTIEYEGHRPVRVHTVVISTQHSDDVDQKTIKKDLTEKIIKKVIPSKYLDDKTIIHINPTGRFVVGGPKGDCGLTGRKIIVDTYGGRARHGGGAFSGKDPTKVDRSAHYAARHVAKNVVAAGLADRCEVQLSYAIGVTQPTSVLVHCEGTAKIPEDKLADIVEKVFDLTPSGIIEKFNLRRPIYRDTAKYGHFGRKGENFTWEKTDMVDVLRREAGIKEATTV; from the coding sequence ATGAGAAAAGGCAGACATCTATTCACATCTGAGTCCGTTGCCGTCGGGCACCCGGACAAAATAGCGGACCAGGTATCCGACGCCATACTGGACGAAATTTTAAAACGTGACCCATACGCAAGGGTGGCTTGCGAGACACTGGTCAAGACGGGGTTGGTGCTTGTAGCCGGCGAGATAACCACCACGGCCATTATAGACATATCGGCCACGGTACGGGAGGCCATAAAGAATATCGGGTACACGGACACCTCGATGGGCTTTGACTGCAACACCTGCGCGGTAATAACCTGCCTTGAGAGACAGTCACCGGACATCGCGCTGGGCGTGGACGCGCGGGAAAAAGAGAATAAGCAGCTGGGAGCGGGCGACCAGGGTATGATGATAGGTTACGCCTGCAACGAGACGCCCGAGCTCATGCCCCTGCCCATCATGCTGGCCCACAAACTGGTGGAGGAACTGGCGCATCTGAGAGAAAGCGGTGAGCTGCCCTATCTGAGACCCGACGGCAAATCACAGGTCACAATAGAATACGAGGGCCACCGCCCCGTAAGGGTTCATACCGTAGTGATATCCACGCAACACTCGGACGACGTTGACCAGAAAACCATCAAGAAGGACCTGACAGAAAAGATAATTAAGAAGGTTATCCCTTCAAAGTATCTCGATGACAAAACCATAATCCACATAAACCCCACGGGCCGTTTTGTGGTAGGTGGGCCGAAAGGAGACTGTGGGCTGACAGGCCGCAAGATAATCGTGGACACTTACGGCGGAAGGGCACGGCACGGTGGCGGCGCGTTTTCAGGAAAAGACCCCACAAAGGTGGACCGCAGCGCCCACTATGCGGCCAGGCACGTGGCAAAGAACGTGGTGGCCGCGGGGCTTGCAGACAGGTGCGAGGTACAGCTTTCCTATGCCATTGGAGTAACCCAGCCCACCAGCGTTCTCGTGCACTGTGAAGGCACGGCCAAGATACCCGAGGACAAGCTGGCGGACATAGTTGAGAAGGTCTTTGATCTCACCCCGTCAGGTATCATAGAAAAGTTCAACCTCAGGAGACCGATATATCGGGATACCGCAAAATACGGGCATTTCGGCCGCAAAGGTGAAAACTTTACCTGGGAAAAGACCGACATGGTCGATGTTCTGAGACGAGAAGCCGGCATAAAGGAGGCAACGACTGTATGA